The following are encoded together in the Pedobacter steynii genome:
- a CDS encoding zinc-binding metallopeptidase, translating to MKLKYIYAPFIMLVLCALSCKKEAALPGTPIVGLGGETWTKGPLDFWMDKNFVEPYNIEVKYKWDPYELNYAKNLVPVLESRVEPVMSAVRDIYIKPYEAVAGADFIKKYSPKLFQLAGSAEYNSDGTIVLGQAEGGRKIVLMVVNQFDKKNVAEVKRMLHTIHHEFAHILHQIRAYPVEWKGLNPDRITATWFNSTDLEANTQGLVTAYAKASPDEDFVETAAVLLVEGQAYFDDIVNDFFVPEASKKILRQKEAIIVDYYQRVYHIDFRKLQEATRQAIINFTK from the coding sequence ATGAAACTAAAATATATATACGCACCCTTTATCATGCTCGTTCTGTGTGCGTTGAGCTGTAAAAAAGAAGCAGCTTTACCAGGCACACCCATTGTTGGTTTGGGTGGAGAAACCTGGACAAAAGGCCCTTTAGATTTTTGGATGGACAAGAATTTTGTGGAACCCTATAATATAGAGGTGAAGTACAAATGGGACCCTTATGAATTAAACTATGCTAAAAACCTGGTTCCGGTATTGGAGAGTAGGGTGGAGCCGGTCATGTCGGCAGTGAGAGACATTTATATCAAACCTTATGAGGCGGTTGCCGGTGCGGATTTTATTAAAAAATATTCACCCAAATTGTTTCAGCTGGCCGGAAGTGCGGAGTATAACAGTGATGGGACCATCGTACTCGGACAAGCGGAGGGTGGACGGAAAATCGTACTGATGGTGGTGAATCAATTCGATAAAAAGAATGTAGCTGAAGTGAAAAGAATGCTCCACACCATTCACCATGAGTTTGCCCATATCCTTCATCAGATCCGTGCTTATCCGGTAGAGTGGAAAGGACTAAATCCTGATCGGATTACGGCAACCTGGTTTAACAGTACAGACCTTGAAGCCAATACTCAGGGACTCGTAACGGCCTATGCAAAAGCAAGTCCGGACGAAGATTTTGTAGAAACGGCAGCCGTACTTCTGGTCGAGGGACAGGCCTATTTTGATGACATTGTGAACGATTTCTTTGTTCCTGAGGCTTCAAAAAAGATTCTTAGACAGAAGGAAGCCATTATTGTAGATTATTATCAGCGCGTGTACCACATTGATTTCAGGAAATTACAGGAAGCCACCAGGCAAGCCATTATTAATTTCACCAAGTAA
- a CDS encoding DUF4302 domain-containing protein → MKKIFLYLLLIPLIFSCKKDEIADEQRPDYRLTEALAKYNDLLSGSANGWKGHLFPAAGGGYGFLFNFNGKNRVEMLADIDDLSGSNFFESSYRLKATTLPSIYFDTYSYLHLLADPDPGVNGGQPGWGLYSDFEFSILESSADTIKLKGNLNGSTLILVKASAAEAAAYKAGHLNVLKKDVADYLNANSFNYIETAKHNTIAFNLSLNSKKLILSYDSVGGLKTKSVGFAFSGMNDLILSENVNIENLAFNKIRISDDKGSLSVMNKDQIIPVQVSNEPLFSFDQMLGIQFSNVVLPFEEEVPGTGSDYNTIRSSVLLNARNSLSPGSTFPELLISFNTIEKTMILDLIIVQESQVFHARYAFYYTKKGDSYAFEYVGAIDGNATYLETALKPFIDRITLGAFKFDYVNGQANLMGSGTNSVKPDFKFIGYLR, encoded by the coding sequence ATGAAAAAAATATTTTTATACCTTTTGCTGATTCCTTTGATTTTCTCCTGCAAAAAGGACGAAATCGCAGATGAACAGCGTCCTGATTACAGACTAACAGAGGCGCTGGCTAAATACAATGATCTTTTGAGTGGATCCGCCAATGGCTGGAAAGGGCATCTGTTCCCTGCAGCTGGTGGTGGATATGGATTTCTGTTTAATTTTAATGGAAAGAACCGTGTGGAGATGCTGGCTGATATAGACGACCTCAGCGGATCTAATTTTTTTGAAAGCTCTTATCGTTTAAAAGCCACTACCTTACCATCTATTTATTTTGACACTTATTCTTACCTGCATTTATTGGCCGATCCGGATCCCGGAGTGAATGGTGGTCAGCCTGGATGGGGACTGTATTCTGATTTTGAATTTTCAATTCTTGAAAGTAGTGCCGATACCATCAAATTGAAAGGGAATCTGAATGGAAGTACATTAATCCTGGTCAAGGCATCTGCGGCTGAAGCTGCAGCGTATAAAGCAGGGCATTTAAATGTGCTAAAGAAAGATGTGGCGGATTACCTGAATGCCAATTCGTTCAATTATATAGAAACAGCAAAGCACAATACCATTGCTTTTAACCTGAGCTTAAATAGCAAAAAACTGATCTTAAGTTACGACAGTGTGGGAGGATTGAAAACGAAAAGTGTTGGATTTGCTTTCTCCGGGATGAATGACCTCATTTTATCAGAAAATGTAAATATCGAAAACCTGGCATTCAACAAGATCCGGATATCGGATGATAAAGGCTCTTTATCGGTCATGAATAAAGATCAGATTATACCGGTACAAGTTTCCAATGAACCTTTATTTTCTTTTGATCAGATGCTTGGCATACAATTCAGCAATGTTGTTCTTCCATTTGAAGAAGAAGTGCCTGGTACCGGATCTGATTATAATACAATAAGGAGCAGCGTGCTCCTGAACGCCAGAAATTCTTTGTCGCCGGGCAGTACTTTTCCGGAGCTGTTAATATCATTTAATACTATTGAAAAGACCATGATACTGGATTTAATCATTGTACAGGAGAGCCAGGTGTTCCATGCCAGGTATGCCTTTTATTATACTAAAAAAGGTGATTCATATGCGTTTGAATATGTAGGTGCAATTGATGGAAATGCCACCTATCTGGAAACAGCTTTGAAACCTTTCATAGATAGAATTACCTTGGGAGCTTTCAAATTTGATTATGTAAACGGGCAGGCGAATTTAATGGGTTCAGGGACGAATTCTGTAAAGCCCGACTTTAAGTTTATAGGTTATTTACGCTAA